In one window of Cellulophaga sp. HaHa_2_95 DNA:
- the rpsT gene encoding 30S ribosomal protein S20 gives MANHKSALKRIRRNEAARIRNKYQHKTMRNVLKKIRSEEDKKAAETLFPTVVSMIDRLAKRNIIHANKASNLKSKLSKQIAAL, from the coding sequence ATGGCAAATCACAAGTCAGCGTTAAAGAGAATTAGAAGAAACGAAGCAGCGCGTATACGTAATAAATATCAGCACAAAACAATGCGTAATGTATTGAAGAAGATTCGTTCTGAAGAAGATAAGAAAGCTGCTGAAACTTTATTTCCTACTGTAGTTAGTATGATTGACAGATTAGCTAAGCGTAATATTATACACGCTAACAAAGCTTCTAATCTTAAAAGTAAATTATCTAAGCAAATTGCAGCTCTATAA
- the proS gene encoding proline--tRNA ligase: MSKNLTKRSEDYSKWYNELVVKADLAENSGVRGCMVIKPYGYAIWEKMQAALDTMFKETGHENAYFPLFIPKSYLSKEASHVEGFAKECAVVTHYRLKMAEDGSGIIVDPDAKLEEELIVRPTSETIIWDTYRKWIQSYRDLPILINQWANVVRWEMRTRLFLRTAEFLWQEGHTAHATKNEAVAEAEQMMNIYAEFAENHMAVPVIKGLKTETERFAGAIETYCIEALMQDGKALQAGTSHFLGQNFAKAFDVKFTSKEGKQELVWATSWGVSTRLMGALVMTHSDDKGLVLPPKLAPIQVVIVPIYKGDDQLDAISERIAPLVKELRAKGVSVKYDNRDTYKPGFKFAEYELKGVPIRLAIGQRDMDNGTFEVARRDTLEKETVQADEIVAKIEFLLEDIQKNIFKKALDYRENHITEVENYDEFKEILENKGGFISAHWDGTPETEERIKNETKATIRCIPIDVKPENGVCILTGKPSKNRVLFAKAY, from the coding sequence ATGAGTAAAAACTTAACGAAAAGAAGCGAGGATTATTCTAAATGGTATAATGAACTTGTTGTAAAAGCCGATTTAGCTGAAAATTCGGGAGTTAGAGGTTGTATGGTGATTAAACCTTATGGATATGCCATATGGGAGAAAATGCAAGCAGCTTTAGATACCATGTTTAAAGAAACAGGTCATGAGAATGCCTATTTTCCTTTATTTATACCTAAATCATATTTAAGTAAAGAGGCAAGTCATGTAGAGGGTTTTGCAAAAGAATGTGCTGTAGTTACGCATTACCGACTTAAAATGGCGGAAGATGGAAGCGGAATTATCGTAGATCCTGATGCTAAGTTGGAGGAAGAGCTTATTGTAAGACCTACTTCCGAAACTATTATTTGGGATACCTACAGAAAATGGATTCAATCTTATAGAGATTTGCCGATACTAATAAATCAATGGGCTAATGTAGTGCGTTGGGAAATGCGCACACGTTTGTTTTTACGTACAGCAGAATTTTTATGGCAAGAAGGGCATACTGCCCATGCCACAAAAAATGAAGCTGTAGCAGAAGCGGAGCAAATGATGAATATCTATGCCGAATTTGCAGAGAATCATATGGCTGTTCCTGTAATAAAAGGTTTAAAGACAGAAACAGAGCGTTTTGCAGGTGCTATAGAAACGTATTGTATTGAAGCGTTGATGCAAGATGGGAAAGCCTTACAAGCAGGTACCTCTCACTTCTTAGGTCAGAATTTTGCAAAGGCATTTGATGTGAAGTTTACGTCTAAAGAAGGAAAACAAGAATTAGTTTGGGCTACTTCATGGGGAGTTTCTACTAGATTAATGGGGGCGTTAGTGATGACGCATAGTGATGATAAAGGTTTGGTGCTTCCTCCAAAATTAGCACCAATACAGGTTGTTATTGTTCCTATTTATAAGGGTGATGACCAGTTAGATGCTATTTCTGAGCGCATTGCGCCACTTGTAAAAGAATTACGTGCAAAAGGTGTATCTGTTAAATATGACAATAGAGACACGTATAAACCAGGATTTAAGTTTGCGGAGTATGAGCTTAAGGGTGTGCCTATTCGTTTGGCTATTGGACAGCGCGACATGGATAATGGAACTTTTGAAGTTGCCCGAAGAGATACATTAGAAAAAGAAACAGTTCAAGCAGATGAAATTGTAGCTAAAATTGAATTCTTACTAGAAGATATTCAGAAGAATATTTTCAAAAAAGCATTAGATTATAGAGAGAATCACATCACAGAAGTAGAAAATTACGATGAATTTAAAGAAATTTTAGAAAATAAAGGAGGTTTTATTTCTGCGCATTGGGATGGTACTCCTGAAACGGAAGAGCGAATTAAAAATGAGACAAAGGCAACAATACGTTGTATTCCGATAGATGTAAAGCCGGAAAATGGAGTTTGTATTCTTACTGGAAAACCTTCAAAAAACCGAGTGCTTTTTGCAAAAGCGTATTAA
- the truA gene encoding tRNA pseudouridine(38-40) synthase TruA, translating to MRHFIRFSYFGKQYHGWQKQPNAITVQGVLEDALSKLLSHEIILMGAGRTDAGVHAKELYAHFDFGEIPQKDNFVFRLNSFLPKDIAVQDVFLVPEEAHARFNAVSRTYEYWIVQDKNPFLIHHAHFIKYPLDVKKMNEAALLLLEHTDFECFSKSNTEVNTFNCDITHAAWRLDGGVLIFTITADRFLRNMVRAVVGTLLDVGLGKIDISNVKAILKSKDRSNAGASAPAKGLYLTSVLYPENIVKIHG from the coding sequence TTGAGGCATTTTATTCGTTTTTCCTACTTTGGCAAACAGTATCATGGGTGGCAAAAGCAGCCTAATGCCATTACGGTACAAGGGGTGTTGGAAGATGCTTTGTCGAAACTATTATCTCATGAAATTATTTTAATGGGAGCGGGCAGAACAGATGCGGGAGTGCATGCAAAAGAATTGTATGCGCATTTTGATTTTGGAGAAATACCTCAAAAAGACAACTTTGTATTTCGATTGAATAGTTTTTTGCCTAAAGATATAGCTGTACAAGATGTTTTTTTAGTACCAGAAGAAGCACATGCCAGATTTAATGCAGTCTCTAGGACGTATGAATATTGGATCGTTCAAGATAAAAATCCATTTTTGATACATCATGCACACTTTATCAAGTATCCTTTAGATGTAAAAAAAATGAATGAAGCCGCCTTACTTTTATTAGAGCATACAGATTTTGAGTGTTTTTCTAAAAGCAACACAGAGGTAAATACCTTTAATTGTGATATTACACATGCAGCATGGCGACTTGATGGTGGAGTTCTAATTTTTACTATTACCGCAGATCGGTTTTTGAGAAATATGGTGCGTGCTGTTGTGGGCACCCTGCTTGATGTTGGGCTAGGAAAGATAGATATCTCCAATGTTAAAGCTATATTAAAAAGTAAAGATAGGAGTAATGCAGGGGCTTCAGCGCCCGCAAAAGGCTTATATTTGACCTCAGTTTTATACCCAGAAAACATTGTAAAAATCCATGGATAA
- the rho gene encoding transcription termination factor Rho, producing MFEISDLKSKKLPELQEIANGLNVPKYKTLKKLDLVYQILDVQAANPKVVQAAISSTTPEVAEKPKPAKAPRPKKPRITAKTDKKEESVGVKPTDSAPKKPTRPNKPNPRPVVAKDAPAKTEATSSKESAPKEARVPHPKNTKAPVAGQKKEFQKKTPVHNNQNNSNPNQNNPNQNKPNPRPKQEKNNNFDKDLKNRYKEPEYEFDSIIASEGVLDIMQDGYGFLRSSDYNYLSSPDDIYVSQSQIRLFGLKTGDTVLGNVRPPKEGEKYFPLIKVNKINGIDPQVVRDRVAFEHLTPLFPQEKFNLSERQGTISTRIIDLFSPIGKGQRGMIVSQPKSGKTMLLKDIANGIAANHPEVYQIILLIDERPEEVTDMQRNVRGEVVASTFDKEPTEHVRVANIVLEKAKRLVECGHDVVILLDSITRLARAYNTVQPPSGKVLSGGVDANALHKPKRFFGAARNIEGGGSLSIIATALTETGSKMDEVIFEEFKGTGNMELQLDRKIANRRIFPAIDLTSSSTRRDDLLLDEATIQRMWIMRKYLADMNPIEAMEFIEQRIKQTKNNEEFLMTMSQ from the coding sequence ATGTTTGAAATTTCAGATTTAAAATCAAAAAAGCTTCCTGAGCTTCAGGAAATAGCCAATGGTTTAAATGTACCAAAGTACAAAACCTTAAAAAAACTAGACTTAGTTTATCAAATTTTAGACGTGCAAGCTGCCAACCCTAAAGTTGTACAAGCTGCAATAAGTAGTACTACTCCCGAAGTAGCAGAAAAACCTAAGCCAGCAAAGGCTCCTAGACCTAAAAAACCTAGAATCACGGCTAAAACTGATAAAAAGGAAGAATCTGTTGGTGTAAAACCAACAGACAGCGCTCCAAAAAAGCCAACAAGACCTAATAAGCCTAATCCAAGGCCTGTTGTAGCGAAAGACGCGCCTGCCAAAACAGAAGCTACTTCCAGTAAAGAGAGTGCTCCAAAAGAAGCTAGAGTTCCCCATCCAAAAAATACTAAAGCTCCTGTTGCTGGCCAGAAAAAAGAGTTTCAAAAAAAGACGCCTGTTCACAACAACCAGAACAATAGTAATCCAAATCAAAACAATCCTAATCAAAACAAACCTAATCCTAGACCAAAACAGGAGAAGAATAATAATTTTGACAAAGATTTAAAGAACAGGTATAAAGAACCAGAATACGAATTTGATAGTATTATTGCTAGTGAAGGTGTTCTCGACATTATGCAAGACGGCTACGGCTTCTTACGTTCTTCGGATTATAACTACTTATCATCTCCAGATGATATTTATGTATCACAATCACAAATCCGTTTGTTTGGTTTAAAAACCGGAGATACCGTTTTAGGAAATGTACGCCCACCAAAAGAAGGTGAAAAGTATTTTCCTTTAATAAAAGTGAATAAGATAAATGGTATTGACCCACAAGTTGTACGTGATCGTGTCGCTTTTGAGCATTTAACACCCTTATTCCCTCAAGAAAAATTTAATTTATCAGAAAGACAAGGTACTATATCTACACGTATTATCGATTTATTCTCTCCAATTGGAAAAGGACAAAGAGGTATGATTGTATCGCAACCTAAATCTGGTAAAACAATGTTGCTTAAAGATATCGCAAATGGTATTGCAGCAAACCATCCGGAAGTATATCAAATAATATTATTAATTGATGAACGTCCTGAAGAAGTTACAGACATGCAACGTAATGTTCGCGGAGAAGTTGTTGCTTCTACTTTTGACAAAGAACCTACAGAACACGTTAGAGTTGCTAATATTGTCTTAGAAAAAGCAAAAAGACTAGTAGAATGCGGTCATGATGTTGTGATCTTATTAGATTCTATAACGCGTTTAGCGCGTGCCTATAACACGGTACAACCACCTTCTGGAAAAGTATTAAGTGGTGGTGTAGATGCCAATGCTCTACACAAACCAAAACGTTTCTTTGGAGCTGCTCGTAATATAGAAGGTGGCGGATCGCTATCTATTATTGCAACCGCTTTAACAGAAACAGGCTCTAAAATGGACGAAGTTATTTTTGAAGAATTCAAAGGTACCGGTAATATGGAACTACAACTAGATCGTAAGATTGCTAATCGTAGAATATTCCCTGCTATAGATCTAACTTCTTCTAGTACACGTAGAGATGATTTATTATTAGACGAAGCTACAATACAACGTATGTGGATTATGCGCAAGTATTTAGCCGATATGAACCCAATAGAAGCCATGGAGTTTATTGAGCAACGCATTAAACAAACAAAAAACAATGAAGAGTTTTTAATGACAATGAGTCAATAA
- a CDS encoding metallophosphoesterase: MTRILLLSDTHSHIDDTILKYAKKADEIWHAGDIGTLEVTDKLKKIKPIRVVYGNIDDHVAQMEFPLDNRFMCEEVDVWMTHIGGYPNKYNPRIREEIKNNPPKLFISGHSHILKVMWDKKLNLLHMNPGACGTHGFHQVRTMLQFVIDGKEIKDLEIIELGKRG; the protein is encoded by the coding sequence ATGACCCGAATACTTTTACTTTCAGATACACACAGCCACATAGACGACACGATACTTAAGTATGCTAAAAAAGCAGATGAGATTTGGCATGCTGGTGATATTGGCACTTTAGAGGTTACCGACAAACTAAAAAAAATAAAACCAATTAGAGTGGTCTATGGGAATATTGATGATCATGTCGCGCAAATGGAGTTTCCGCTAGACAATAGGTTTATGTGTGAAGAGGTAGACGTTTGGATGACGCATATTGGCGGTTACCCAAACAAATATAACCCTAGAATACGAGAAGAAATTAAAAATAATCCCCCAAAACTATTTATTAGTGGGCATTCTCATATTTTAAAAGTAATGTGGGATAAGAAATTAAATCTTTTACATATGAATCCTGGTGCTTGCGGCACCCATGGTTTTCATCAAGTACGGACCATGTTACAATTTGTAATAGATGGTAAAGAGATTAAGGATTTAGAAATTATTGAATTAGGAAAAAGAGGCTAA
- a CDS encoding DUF4293 domain-containing protein — MIQRIQTLYLLIVILLTAALPFWVNLWSDVKGKEIFAKDDILISGTFFVSAILALIAIVLYKKRQNQFVVNRLNMILNLFLLGFFVYRSLNLSGEISVSEKGIGMLIPIFSIVFLVLANKAIRKDEDLVKSVDRLR, encoded by the coding sequence ATGATTCAAAGAATCCAAACATTATATTTGCTTATAGTAATACTTTTAACGGCAGCTTTACCGTTTTGGGTAAACCTATGGTCAGATGTTAAAGGAAAAGAAATTTTTGCCAAAGATGATATCCTTATCTCAGGTACTTTCTTCGTTTCTGCAATATTGGCCTTAATAGCAATAGTGTTATACAAAAAAAGACAAAACCAATTTGTGGTAAACAGATTGAATATGATATTGAACCTTTTTTTACTAGGATTTTTCGTTTATCGATCGCTAAACTTATCTGGAGAGATTTCGGTTTCTGAGAAGGGTATTGGGATGCTGATTCCTATTTTTTCTATCGTTTTTTTAGTCTTGGCCAACAAGGCAATTAGGAAGGATGAGGATCTTGTAAAATCTGTTGATCGCTTACGTTAA